The Calonectris borealis chromosome 13, bCalBor7.hap1.2, whole genome shotgun sequence genome contains a region encoding:
- the TBX22 gene encoding T-box transcription factor TBX22 isoform X1: MIITKAGRYRGHSRSPAPLPVLLCPLGCFFLCFFFVVVFFFFFFSFFLLGWGIFFCLRFFAIFVKFEKKKFFPDACLFFFNPFSPFNRQLLLRTFPSARRRMFPSVRVKVKGLEPLKQYYIAIDVVPVDSKRYRYVYHSSQWMVAGNTDHSCITPRLYIHPDSPCSGETWMRQIISFDRVKLTNNEMDDKGHIILQSMHKYKPRVHVIAQDSRFDLAQIQSLPAEGVQTFSFQETEFTTVTAYQNQQITKLKIDRNPFAKGFRDPGRNRGVLDGLLETYPWRPPLALDFKAFGADSQGGSSSSSPVTSSGGTPSPLNPLLSPSCSPPAFHLSASNIGVSCPETYLHNLNVPLYYKICPTSFLRQQSLIFPSHEKLGGTNPHLLPHFMVDVPKLSSLGITNLKNAKAEDLNGQCLQGPNSASQMLYGLHASGNIFPSSPIAREALNCSLHPPYGLYGYNFSVPSRLMNAASHFKVSDSIPASLRDGRCNHSNWHPTINHCL, translated from the exons ATGATCATCACCAAGGCCGGCAGGTACCGGGGGCAcagccgctcccccgccccgctccccgtcCTCCTTTGCCCCCtcggttgtttttttctttgtttctttttcgttgtggtttttttctttttttttttttctttttttttgctgggctggggtatttttttttgtttgcgttTTTTCGCTATTTTCgtgaagtttgaaaaaaaaaaattttttcctgatgcctgtttattttttttcaaccCGTTTTCGCCGTTTAACCGGCAGCTCTTGCTCAGGACCTTCCCCTCTGCCCGCAGGAGGATGTTCCCGTCGGTCAGGGTGAAGGTGAAGGGGCTGGAGCCGCTGAAGCAGTACTACATCGCCATCGACGTCGTCCCGGTGGACTCCAAAAGATACAg GTACGTCTATCACAGCTCGCAGTGGATGGTGGCGGGGAACACGGACCACTCCTGTATCACCCCGCGGCTCTACATCCACCCCGACTCCCCCTGCTCGGGGGAGACCTGGATGAGGCAAATCATCAGCTTCGACCGGGTGAAGCTCACCAACAACGAGATGGACGACAAGGGACAC ATCATCCTCCAGTCCATGCACAAGTACAAGCCCCGCGTCCACGTTATCGCCCAGGACTCTCGCTTCGACCTAGCGCAGATCCAGTCGCTGCCGGCCGAGGGGGTGCAGACCTTCTCCTTCCAGGAGACCGAGTTCACCACCGTCACGGCCTACCAAAACCAGCAG ATCACGAAGCTGAAGATCGACAGGAATCCCTTCGCCAAAGGTTTTCGGGATCCCGGGAGGAACAG GGGGGTCCTGGACGGGCTCCTGGAGACCTACCCGTGGCGGCCCCCCCTCGCCCTGGACTTCAAGGCTTTCGGCGCAGACAGCCAGG gtgGGAGCTCCAGTTCTTCGCCGGTGACCTCCAGCGGCGGGACGCCCTCTCCTCTCAACCCCCTGCTCTCTCCGTCGTGCTCACCGCCTGCGTTTCACTTGTCAGCGAGCAACATTGGCGTGTCGTGCCCCGAGACCTACCTGCACAACCTCAACGTGCCCCTCTACTACAAGATTTGTCCTACGAGCTTCCTAAGACAACAGTCTCTCATCTTTCCAAGCCATGAAAAACTGGGAGGCACCAACCCGCATCTTTTACCCCACTTCATGGTGGATGTGCCAAAACTATCTTCCCTCGGCATAACCAATCTGAAAAACGCTAAAGCTGAAGACTTAAACGGGCAATGTCTACAAGGACCCAATTCTGCTAGTCAAATGCTGTACGGATTACATGCATCTGGAAACATTTTCCCATCAAGTCCCATTGCTCGGGAAGCACTTAATTGTTCTTTACATCCTCCATATGGCTTGTACGGTTATAACTTCTCTGTGCCATCCAGACTGATGAATGCAGCAAGCCATTTCAAAGTGAGTGACAGCATTCCGGCTTCTCTGAGGGATGGCAGATGTAATCACTCTAACTGGCACCCGACGATTAACCATTGCCTTTAG
- the TBX22 gene encoding T-box transcription factor TBX22 isoform X2: MALSSRAHAFSVEALVGRSAKRKVPDGRDEEPGTGCRQSRRAPQAEKRPKAGAESREAGAGVQVELQGSELWRRFHEIGTEMIITKAGRRMFPSVRVKVKGLEPLKQYYIAIDVVPVDSKRYRYVYHSSQWMVAGNTDHSCITPRLYIHPDSPCSGETWMRQIISFDRVKLTNNEMDDKGHIILQSMHKYKPRVHVIAQDSRFDLAQIQSLPAEGVQTFSFQETEFTTVTAYQNQQITKLKIDRNPFAKGFRDPGRNRGVLDGLLETYPWRPPLALDFKAFGADSQGGSSSSSPVTSSGGTPSPLNPLLSPSCSPPAFHLSASNIGVSCPETYLHNLNVPLYYKICPTSFLRQQSLIFPSHEKLGGTNPHLLPHFMVDVPKLSSLGITNLKNAKAEDLNGQCLQGPNSASQMLYGLHASGNIFPSSPIAREALNCSLHPPYGLYGYNFSVPSRLMNAASHFKVSDSIPASLRDGRCNHSNWHPTINHCL; encoded by the exons atGGCGCTCAGCTCCCGGGCTCACGCCTTCTCGGTGGAAGCCCTGGTGGGACGCTCGGCCAAGAGGAAGGTGCCGGATGGTCGCGACGAGGAGCCGGGGAccggctgcaggcagagccgcaGAGCCCCGCAGGCGG AAAAGCGGCCCAAGGCCGGTGCCGAGAGCcgggaggcgggggccggggtGCAGGTGGAGCTGCAGGGCTCCGAGCTCTGGAGGAGGTTCCATGAGATCGGCACCGAGATGATCATCACCAAGGCCGGCAG GAGGATGTTCCCGTCGGTCAGGGTGAAGGTGAAGGGGCTGGAGCCGCTGAAGCAGTACTACATCGCCATCGACGTCGTCCCGGTGGACTCCAAAAGATACAg GTACGTCTATCACAGCTCGCAGTGGATGGTGGCGGGGAACACGGACCACTCCTGTATCACCCCGCGGCTCTACATCCACCCCGACTCCCCCTGCTCGGGGGAGACCTGGATGAGGCAAATCATCAGCTTCGACCGGGTGAAGCTCACCAACAACGAGATGGACGACAAGGGACAC ATCATCCTCCAGTCCATGCACAAGTACAAGCCCCGCGTCCACGTTATCGCCCAGGACTCTCGCTTCGACCTAGCGCAGATCCAGTCGCTGCCGGCCGAGGGGGTGCAGACCTTCTCCTTCCAGGAGACCGAGTTCACCACCGTCACGGCCTACCAAAACCAGCAG ATCACGAAGCTGAAGATCGACAGGAATCCCTTCGCCAAAGGTTTTCGGGATCCCGGGAGGAACAG GGGGGTCCTGGACGGGCTCCTGGAGACCTACCCGTGGCGGCCCCCCCTCGCCCTGGACTTCAAGGCTTTCGGCGCAGACAGCCAGG gtgGGAGCTCCAGTTCTTCGCCGGTGACCTCCAGCGGCGGGACGCCCTCTCCTCTCAACCCCCTGCTCTCTCCGTCGTGCTCACCGCCTGCGTTTCACTTGTCAGCGAGCAACATTGGCGTGTCGTGCCCCGAGACCTACCTGCACAACCTCAACGTGCCCCTCTACTACAAGATTTGTCCTACGAGCTTCCTAAGACAACAGTCTCTCATCTTTCCAAGCCATGAAAAACTGGGAGGCACCAACCCGCATCTTTTACCCCACTTCATGGTGGATGTGCCAAAACTATCTTCCCTCGGCATAACCAATCTGAAAAACGCTAAAGCTGAAGACTTAAACGGGCAATGTCTACAAGGACCCAATTCTGCTAGTCAAATGCTGTACGGATTACATGCATCTGGAAACATTTTCCCATCAAGTCCCATTGCTCGGGAAGCACTTAATTGTTCTTTACATCCTCCATATGGCTTGTACGGTTATAACTTCTCTGTGCCATCCAGACTGATGAATGCAGCAAGCCATTTCAAAGTGAGTGACAGCATTCCGGCTTCTCTGAGGGATGGCAGATGTAATCACTCTAACTGGCACCCGACGATTAACCATTGCCTTTAG